From the Methanocaldococcus fervens AG86 genome, the window TTATTCTCAATAATTAGGCTCTCTACATTAAAAAATTTTAATGTATCTATTAATCTTAAACAATCATTAACGCTCGATTTTGTTGGCTCAACTATGCAGATGGCTAAATCCACATCTTTAACCGTTGATATTAAGGGACATCCAATTCCCGGAGGGCCGTCTATAATCTCAACTTCAGCATTATGCTTTTTTGCATGTCTTTTTATATGCTCTATGATATTCCCGCTTCCACTTTCTCCAACTTCCAACTCTCCCCAGATTAATGGAAAGCCAACAAAGCCCTCATATATATAGCCACTTTCGCGTTTAATTGGCTCTACTGCGTTAAACTCGCATATTAACTCACAGGCACCACAACCTTCGCATAGTATTGGATTTATTTTAAAATCTTCTATAGCATCAAATTGGCATATTTCTAAGCATTTTCCACATTTTATACAGTTATTGTTTATTTTATACACTTCCCTGTAAATAATTTCCAACAATCTTTTATCTTTAACATCAAACATTAAATTAAAGTTTGGAGCATCAACATCACAATCCAATGCCACTATATTAAAATCTTTTGAAAATAATTTGGCGAGAGATGTTGAGATAGACGATTTCCCAACTCCTCCCTTTCCTGATACGACTGCTATCTTCATCCTATCCCCAATTTAAATATATGTGAAGAGGCATTGCTGAGCGTAGCGAAGCAATGCATCCTGTTTTGATGAAACAGAAAGCTTTGCTTTCTGGCTATGAAAACTCGGAGAGTTTTCATTTAACTTTTTCTAAAAGTTTCCCTGAGATGATTGCTATCTTCATCCTATCCCCAAAATCCAATTTGCTATCTCTCCCACATAATTTCTCAAATCATCATACTTTAAAAAGCTCTCTCCTTTGCAGTAGCATTCAACTATCCTTTTATCATATGGAATTTTAAAATCATAGTTAATTTTTAAATCACTAATCCCATACCTATTTAAAACAATCTTGTATGGGATATTTAACTTTTCAACAACTTTAATTATTCTCTTAGCATCTGAAATGCTAAAAGGAGTTGGTTCAGTGACTATAATAACTTTATCTGCGTTAATTAATGCCCTTACAACATTACAGTGAGTTCCTGCGGCAGTGTCTATAATGTTAATTTCGCAATGTTTTGATAATCCGTATTTTTTTGTTTCAGTTACAATTTTTGCTGTCTTCCTCTCTCCTAAATTTGATTTTCCTACAATTAAATAACCGTTATCAAATTTTTTCTCATAGATTTTTCCAATACTTCTCTTTTTAAATGTTATATTGCTATTTATCCCACATGCTTTGCATCCACTACACAACTCTTCAACAAATATCAATTTATTTCTAACTTTCAATAAAGCCCCTTCTTTACATACATTATTGTAGTTATATGTTTTTCCCTCCTCTATATTTGGAACTTCAATGAAAATATCTTTTATTGGATTTAGATTCTCACAACCTAATAGATAAGGAAGGTTAGGGGTTTCAACATCACAATCAATTAAAGCAGTTTTATAATTCTCAACAAAATAAAAAAATAAATTGGATGAGAGGGTGGATTTTCCAGTCCCTCCCTTACCTCCAGTTACTGCAACAATCATTATCTCACTCAAACTTTTCTAATTTTTTCTCTAAAAATAGCTTTATGCATTCATCAATAGATGTTGAATTTGCCTTATAAATCTCAATGCCAAGCTGTTTTAAAACATTGTATGCCTTTGGACCTATATTTTGGACTATAATGGCATCTACCCCTTTGTCTGCAATTAACGATGCTGATGTTGTTCCAACCCCCTCCCTTCCCTCTCTTGCAGTGTTTTCAATAATTTCTTTTCCTTTTATCTCCCCATTTTCAATCTCTACAATCATAAATTTTTCACATCTTCCAAAGTGTTGAGATAATTCATTATTTTCTATTGGCAGTGCTATTTTCATCATATTCACCTTAAAATTTTTTAAACGATATTAGCACTTATGTGTAAAAATATATAAACCTTACTGACCATATAAAATAGATTTATAAATTCAAATCTTTTTAAAAAATATTAAAATACATCAATTAATCGAAAACTATAAATATTATGTTAACTCCAATAACATATGGTGAAATCATGGTCGTGATAAGGATATTCGGAACTGGTTGTCCAAAATGTCAGCAAACTTATGAGAACGTTAAAAAAGCAGTAGAAGAGCTTGGGATAGACGCAGAGATTGTTAAAGTT encodes:
- a CDS encoding P-loop NTPase; its protein translation is MKIAVVSGKGGVGKSSISTSLAKLFSKDFNIVALDCDVDAPNFNLMFDVKDKRLLEIIYREVYKINNNCIKCGKCLEICQFDAIEDFKINPILCEGCGACELICEFNAVEPIKRESGYIYEGFVGFPLIWGELEVGESGSGNIIEHIKRHAKKHNAEVEIIDGPPGIGCPLISTVKDVDLAICIVEPTKSSVNDCLRLIDTLKFFNVESLIIENKKGMNNIQYPFKIFHSIPFDLDVPKLIANKILLCDSNSKVSESIKELYEKLKEFI
- a CDS encoding NifB/NifX family molybdenum-iron cluster-binding protein; its protein translation is MKIALPIENNELSQHFGRCEKFMIVEIENGEIKGKEIIENTAREGREGVGTTSASLIADKGVDAIIVQNIGPKAYNVLKQLGIEIYKANSTSIDECIKLFLEKKLEKFE
- a CDS encoding nucleotide-binding protein: MIVAVTGGKGGTGKSTLSSNLFFYFVENYKTALIDCDVETPNLPYLLGCENLNPIKDIFIEVPNIEEGKTYNYNNVCKEGALLKVRNKLIFVEELCSGCKACGINSNITFKKRSIGKIYEKKFDNGYLIVGKSNLGERKTAKIVTETKKYGLSKHCEINIIDTAAGTHCNVVRALINADKVIIVTEPTPFSISDAKRIIKVVEKLNIPYKIVLNRYGISDLKINYDFKIPYDKRIVECYCKGESFLKYDDLRNYVGEIANWILGIG